The following is a genomic window from Rhododendron vialii isolate Sample 1 chromosome 9a, ASM3025357v1.
GCAATGGCCTCAACATTGCTGATTTTCTCGGTAAGTAGTTAAACTTGaaacatttctttttcttcttcgtcttcttctactctttttttgttgtaggGAATGACCAGCTGGTTGATCTTTTCGTTGCAGCAGCTGTCCCCGTGGGTGCAACCCATGGGCCAAATGTTGTTCACCAAGAATTTTCCACCTCCCAACCCGTGCAAAATCTGCCCAAAAAATGCAACCATCATTTCTCTCTGTTAGTACACATTCGTTTTCTGCAACTTTTTCCTGACAAAAACTATCACAAAAAGAAGTGGTGAAACCCCTTACCGTCAAACGGAACGACAACTCATTCAAGACATACTTGGCAAACACTTCCGGCTCCAGCTTTGCAAGTGATCCATTGTACGTTGGCCTCAAGTAATTGAACTCGTAGTCCTTTATGCCGAAGGAGATCAAGAAAACGGAATCCCTTAAGTGTTTAATCAAATCTTCGTTGTTAAACAACGTTGTCAAGTTATCAAACACGGTTCGGTTGAAATACACGATTTGCCGGTCAAAGCTCCAACAGTTCTAGGAagatcaaaacaaaagaaagttcAATGTGCTGGATAAATGGAGAAGAAACTTAAAGCGAAACATTTATTTGTATTACCCCATTCTCGCGAATGAGCTGGCCGGTTTGCGGAAGGATTCCGCAGCCGGCTGAGCCATAGTTGACTCCCGTGGTAGAACCCCCCGCAATGGACATGTTAGAGTAGGGGGGAACAAGGGGCAACCCCAAAAAATTTgctacaaaaaaacaaaaggaaaaacagagaccaaagaaaaatatatagatTAGTCAGAATTTATTGTAAAGAGAAAgcgaaacaaaaaaagagtagaagaagacgaagaagaaaaagaaatgtttCAAGTTTAACTACTTACCGAGAAAATCAGCAATGTTGAGGCCATTGCTCCAGCGAGGGCGAACATTCGAGTTCAGATCCATGCCATATGCACCGTTGGGAGGGAGCCGATTTCCACCGTCAACCGTGGAGTCCCCGAATATGTACAAGGCCGGTGCAAGCTTGATGTTGTACTGAGCATTTGCGGAAGCATCAGTGAGGAAAACGTAGATCAAGACTAGAAGAGCAAGCTGTTGCTGTTTGGATACAGCCATgtttcgaagagagagagagagagagagagagagagagagagagagagagagatggtgtgAGGGGGACTATTTTCTGTTGAATATATAGAGGCTAGGGGATGTCTTGAGACAGGGGAGgattggggagagagagatggtgtgAGGGGACTATTTTACTTCTGTTGAATATATAGAGGCTAGGGGATGTCTTGAGacaggggaggattggagagagagagagatgtcttGAGacaggggaggattggagagagagagagagagagagagagagagagaaaattcagTACCAAGTATCAACTGCTCAACGAAACCTTCCCAAAATGTGCTTTTTAGTTGAATGCATAATTCAAAATCACCCTTGATAGTGTATATTCATCAAGGAGATAAAAATTCTGTTTAACCCTTACAATAATCATTGTTACAAGATTCTTGTCTAAAGATCAATTACTTCCCCCCTCCTTAATTAGCCAacaaaccaaatttaaaaattttaaaaaaaaaaacctagcattAGGATCTTGTTTTTGTAAGTTCcggtaaaaaaaatcaagggatTAGCCTAGTGGTTATGGCACTCCTTTACCAAGTATAATGCTTGGATTGAATCCTATCACTGGGAATTACAGCACTCTTTCTCTATCACCCCACCTCATATCGATTGACacaaaaagaaacgaaaagagAGTTCCAGTAAGATAGTACGTACCTTATATTCGTTCATTGACTAATGGTCATTATTAATAGAAAATATAAtgattttctattttataaagttatttctcaattaattattttcataattctGGCTTGTGGATTATGGATTATAATTTGAGAATATGTGGAAGTGCCAGTTGGGTCAATATGTGCAAATGTTCATTGCAAAGTGGTTTTGTGACCGAAAGTATAATCACAATTCAAAAAGTTCCTTTCAAGGGTGATTTTGAATTATGCATTCTCCAGTTCAATTTTCAGAATGAAATTTAATATAAAGCATTTTAAAATCCGTGGCCACACGCTTATGATGTAATTCTACATAATTCATCATGCAAAACCCGGGGCCATACACCCTCTTAACTCTGGTGAAATAAGAACTGCATTGGACATgcatgaattttattttatttttccccgCGATTTGAACTACGACCTTATATAGACATATATGGTATTACCCTGGACAACATATCCGAACTTCTTATATTTTGTGGTTCACTCGAATATGAACATGGATAGAATCAACGACAGAATGAGTATAGGGCAGTGAGACCTGGCCCCCTATTGAATTTCCctttaattttttaaggttTGCATTCCGCCTCATAAATTGTTTCACAaaccattttcttttaattagtctaatataatttgtgtatatctcatttttcaactttttttgcttattacgatttttttttttgggcaatgTGTATAAAGCGTGCCTCCGCTAAAGTTTATTCTTGGATCTGCCACTAAATAATATAACCCCAGATCGTTTATCTGCCTGTGGCCGGATAAAATAACAACCTTCTTCCAGAAGACAGGTTAATCACAAAGTTATAggagtaaaaaataaaactctGAGAAAACAATGAGACACCGATATAtgggcttaaggctataaaaaGAATGTTATAAAGACCGTTAACGATTTAGTTCATGTTGGTAGATTTTCCCTAATCTCCCGCTAACCCACCAACTGATACTAGCTGAGTTAGTTTTACTCTGATATTGCTAATT
Proteins encoded in this region:
- the LOC131301347 gene encoding GDSL esterase/lipase At2g03980-like, giving the protein MAVSKQQQLALLVLIYVFLTDASANAQYNIKLAPALYIFGDSTVDGGNRLPPNGAYGMDLNSNVRPRWSNGLNIADFLANFLGLPLVPPYSNMSIAGGSTTGVNYGSAGCGILPQTGQLIRENGNCWSFDRQIVYFNRTVFDNLTTLFNNEDLIKHLRDSVFLISFGIKDYEFNYLRPTYNGSLAKLEPEVFAKYVLNELSFRLTILHGLGGGKFLVNNIWPMGCTHGDSCCNEKINQLVIPYNKKRVEEDEEEKEMFQV